The sequence CTCCTCGACGCGGCCCCAGCGCAGGTCGCGCACCACGTCCAGGACCGGGGCGAGGCCCTGGTGGATGCCCACGGACCGCATGTCGCCGCCGATCCGGTGGGCCATCTCGGTGACCAGGTCCGGGTTCCAGGCCGCGCCCCAGGACAGCGGGACCGGGTAGGCGGTGGCACCCCAGGCGGTGAAACCGGCGAGGCATTCCTCGTGGGCGAGCGCCGGGATGCCGAAGCGGCCGGCGCCGGCGATGGCCTGCTGGGCGCGGGCCAGCGAGATCGCGCCGACGGCGGGGTCGACCGGGGCGGTGCCGAAGGGGCGGGTCAGCTGGCCGAGGCCGCGCGGGATCAGGGCGTCCCAGTCGATCGCGTCGACCATCTCGTTCTGGTGCGGGGCGACCCCGTCCCCGTCGGCGTCGGCGCCCACCCAGATGCCGTACAGCTGGGCGGTCTTCTCCTGGAGGGTCATCCGGGAGACGAGGTCGGCCACACGCTCCTCGGGGGCGAGCGCGGGGTCCTGCCAGGGGCCGTCGACGGCGGTGGCCGCTTCGGTCCTGCGGGCGTGCGGAACAGGGGGGTTTGCCATGGCGGCGGGGATTCCTCTCAAGAGTGCGGTGGTACGGGCGGCATGGACGCGCTACTTGCCGCCCACCCCCATCAGTCCGTTGACCAGCGCCTTCCGTGCCACGAGGTACACGGCGAAGATCGGTACGACGGAGAGCACGATCGCGGCGAGCACGGCCGGGATGTTCACCCCGAACTGGGACATGAAGTTGAAGAGACCGAGGGTCAGTACGCGGTTCTCCTCGGACTGGGTCAGGATCAGCGGGAACAGGAAGCCGTTCCACGCCTGGAGGGCCGTGTAGATCGCCACCGTGCTGATGCCGGCCTTGGACATCGGGATCGCCAGCTGCCACAGCATCCGCAGGGACGAGGCGCCGTCGAGCGCCATGGCCTCGTACATCTCCTCGGAGACATCGCGCATGGTGCCGCTGAGGATCAGCACCGCGACCGGCATGGCGAAGGCCGCGGTCGGCAGGATGATCGCCGGCAGGCTGTCGTACAGGCCCATCTTGGTGATGAGCAGGTAGAGCGGCACGATCACGGCCTGGGCGGGGATGGCGACGCCGAGCAGGAAGGTGCGGAAGGCGAGTCCGGAGAGCCGGCTGCGGGTGCGTACCGCGACGTACGCGACGGGGACCGAGAGGACCAGCACGATCGCCGTGGTCGCCACAGCGACGATCGCCGTGTTGGAGAGCATCGTGGAGAAGCCGCTGTCCAGCACCGTGCGGTAGTTGTCGAGCGTCGGGTCGGTCGGGACGGCCAGCGGGTCGCCGTTCAGCGCCTCGTCCTGGTGCATCAGCGAGGACGAGACCAGGGTGTAGAGCGGGACGATCACGAGCAGGAGCCAGACCACCGAGCCGAGGCCGGCCAGCGGGTTGCCCCACCTGCGGCGTCGCCGCGGGGTGGCGGGGCGGATGCGGGTCAGGGGCTGCGCGGGGCGCGCCGCGGGGCGGGTGTCGGTCGACATCGCGTCACATACCTTCCCGGGTGGAGCGCATGTTCCCGAAGCCGCTGAAGCGGACGAGGATCAGCGAGATCGCGGTGGCCACGACGACGAGGGCGGTCGCGATCGCGGCGGCGTACCCGAGGTCGTAGGTCTGGAAACCGGTGCGGTACATCAGGTACGGCAGGATGGTGGTGTCCGTTCCCGGACCGCCCTTGGTCATGATGAGCACGGTGTCGAAGTACGTCAGCGAGCCGACGATCATCAGGACCGAGGAGGTCGTGATGGTGTTGCGCAGCTGCGGCAGGGTGATGTGGAAGAACTGCCGGAACATGCCCGCGCCGTCGATCTCGGCGGCCTGGTAGAGGACCTGCGGGATCTGCCGGGTGCCGCCCTGGTAGATCAGGGTGTGGAAGGGCATGAACTGCCAGCCGCCGACGAACGCCACGGTGAGCAGGGCGCCGGTGGACGAGCCCATGATGTTCGGGTCGATCCCGAACCAGGGCCCGATCTCCTTGATGACCCCGAAGTTGGGGTCGAGCAGCGCGTGGAAGAGCATCGCGATGGCTGTGGTGGACAGCAGGAGCGGGACGAAGAAGATCGCGGAGAGCACGGCGCGGCTGCGCTGCCGGCCGGCCGCCCAGACGCCGAGGAGCAGAGCCACCGGGGTCTGGAAGACCCAGCTGATGGTGGTGAGCAGCAGGCTGAGCCAGGCGGCCTGGCGGAATTCGGGGTCCTTGAAGAGCCGGGTCCAGTTGGCTGTGCCGGCGGAGGTCGGGGAGTTCAGCCCGTCCCAGTGGCAGAAGGAGAGGTACACGGCGATCGCCAGCGGGACGATCGCGAAGAGGGCGAAGAAGAGGATGCCGGGCAGCGCCCAGGCGACCGGGGGGCGGCCGACGTTGCCGGCGGCCGCCTTCCGTCCTCCGCGCACCTTGGGTGACGAGGAGACGTGCGACATCGTTACTTGACGGCCTTCATTGCGGCGACGAACTGCTCGGGCGTGGACTTGCCGGCGAACAGCTTGCTGATCTCGGTGAGCAGCGGGGTGGCGATCTCGGACTCCAGCGCCTGGTCCCAGGACAGGGTGAAGTCGGGGGCCTTCTGGACCATCTCGTACTGGTCGGTGGCGAACTTCGGGTTCGGCGATCCGCTCAGCATGGAGGCGGCGTTGGAGGTGGTGGGCACGTCGCCGTTGTCCACGAGGGCCTGCGCGTAGGACTTGGAGGCCATGGTCTTGAGGAAGGCTATGGCCGCGTCCTTGTGCTTCGTGCGGGCGTTCACCGACCAGTAGTTGGTGGGGTTGCCGACCACGTCGGCCGGGTCACCGACGCCGCCGGCGACGGTCGGGAAGTTCGTCCAGCCGAGGTCCTTCTCGGCGAATTCGGGCGCCTTGCCGAGCTGGGTGGAGTACTCCCACGAGCCCATCAGGTGCATGGCCGCCTTGCCCTTGTTGAGCAGGGTGGGCGCACCGCCGTTGCCGTAGTCGACGGAGTTGAAGTTCTTGCCGAACGCGCCGTCGTCGACGAGCTGCTTGACGGTCTGGGCGGTCTTCAGGACGGCCGGGTCGCCCCAGGCGGAGCTGTCACCGCTCTGGATCTTGCGGAAGACGTCGGGGCCGCCGATCCGGTCGAGCAGGTACTCCAGCCACATCAGCTCGGGCCACTTGTCGGACCCGCCGAGGGCGAACGGCGTGATGCCCTTGCCCTTGAAGGTCTTGATGGCCTGCTGCAGCTCCTCCCACGTCTTGGGGACCGTGACGTCGTTCTCGGCGAAGAGGGTCTTGTTGAAGAAGAGCATCACGGGCTGCATACCGCGCATCGGGACGCCGTAGACCTTCCCGTCGAGGCTGCCGGCCGTGACGATCGACGGCAGGAAGCCGTCCTTCAGGGTGGCGTCGCTCTTGAACGTCGAGGTGAGGTCGACCAGCTGGTTCGCGTCGACGTACGGCTTGATGGAGCCGCCGCCCCAGTTGAAGAAGATGTCGGGGGCGCTCGGGGAGCCCATGGCGCTGCGGAGCTTGTTGACGTAGTCGGTGCCGGGTACGGAGACGAGCTTGACCTTCACGTCGGAGGTCTTGTTGAACTCCTTGACCGCGGCCTGCTGAACCTTCACGGCGTCGTCGCCGTAGACGTACGCGGTCAGCGTGGCGCCACCGCCGCCGCTGCCGCCGTCCGATCCGCAGCCCGCCAGGACTCCCGCCATGACCATGGCCGCACCGGCCGCGGTCCATCTCGCCGCACGCTTGCCCTGAGTGAAAATTCCCGACCGCATGACCGCACCTCTGTCGAATCTTTCGGAGTTGCTTGCGAATGTTGCCGGAACCGTACGGTTGGGTTTCGGGCCAGTCAAGAGGTCGCGGACCGCGAATTTTTCGCCGGGGCAGCCCGCTCGGTTCGGGCGCCGGGCGGTTACGATTCGCTGTATGAGCCCCGCAAACGTCCAGTCACATCAGGAGAATGCGCCTGCCGGAGCGTCGTCGGACGGCGCTGCCACGCTGGCGGAAATCGCCCGAGCGGCCGGAGTCTCGGCTCCGACAGTTTCGAAGGTGCTGAACGGGCGCGCCGATGTCGCGCCCGGTACGCGCACCAAGGTCGAGGAACTGCTGCTGCAGCACGGCTACCGCCGCAGACGCGGTTCCACCACGCAGTCGCAACTCATCGACCTGGTCTTCCACGAGCTGGACAGCGCGTGGGCGATGGAGGTCGTGCGCGGCGTGGAGAACGTCGCGCGCGAGGAGGGCCTGAGCCTGGTCCTCTCGGAGAGCGCCGGCCGCCTCAGCCCCGGGCAGACCTGGGTCGACGGCGTCCTGGCCCGCCGGCCGGTCGGGGTGATCCTGGTCCTCTCCGACCTCACCGCCGCCCAGCGCGCGCAGCTCACCAGCCGCAGCATCCCGTACGCGGTGGTGGACCCGGCCGGCGATCCGGGCGACGACATCCCGTCGGTCGGCACGACGAACTGGCAGGGCGGTCTGGCCGCCACCCGCCACCTCACCGGGCTCGGCCACCGCAGGATCGGCGTCGTCAGCGGACCGTCCCGGATGATGTGCAGCCGGGCCCGGGTGGACGGCTACCGCGCCGCCCTGGAGACGGCGGGCGTGCCGATCGACCGGTCACTGATCCGCGAGGCCGAGTTCTCGCACGAGGCCGGGTACGCGGCCGGTATGGAGCTGCTGCGCTCGGCGGAGCGGCCGACCGCCGTCTTCGCGGGCAACGACCTCCAGGCGCTCGGCGTGTACGAGGCGGCGCGCGAACTGGGTCTGCGCATCCCGGAGGACCTGAGCGTGGTCGGCTTCGACGACCTGCCGCTCACCCGGTGGATCGGGCCGCCGCTGACCACGGTGCGCCAGCCGCTCATCGAGATGGCCGAGACGGCGGCCCGGCTGGTCCTCGACCTCGGCCGGGGCAGGCAGCCCGCGACGACGCGCGTGGATCTGGCGACGAATCTGGTGGTCCGCAGCAGCACGGCCCCGCCCTGCCGCTGAGCCCCGGACCGCGCCGGGACCGGGACACCCGGGCCGTCGTCCACGCCGTTGTCAGTGCCGGGGTACAGACTGGCGCGTATCCGGCACAACGGCGTTTCGGGAGGTTCGGTCATGACCGGGGTACTGCTCACCGTGGGCACCCGCAAGGGGCTCTTCATCGGCCGCAGGCGCGGCAGTACGTGGGAGTTCGAGGGGCCGCATTTCAACGCGCAGGCGATCTACTCGGTCGCCATCGACACCCGGGGCGACCGGCCCAGGCTGCTCGTCGGCGGGGACAGCGCGCACTGGGGCCCGTCCGTCTTCCACTCCGACGACCTGGGCGCGAGCTGGGTCGAGCCGAAGACCCCGGCGGTGAAGTTCCCGGAGTTCACCGGGACCTCGCTGGAGCGGGTGTGGCAGCTGCAGCCGGCGGGGCCCGAAGCGCCGGACGTCGTCTACGCGGGCACGGAGCCGGCCGCGCTGTTCCGCTCGGCGGACGGGGGCGAGTCGTTCGAGCTGGTACGCCCGCTGTGGGAGCACCCGACGCGTTCGCGGTGGGTGCCCGGCGGGGGCGGCGAGGGGCTCCACACGATCCTGACCGACGAGCGGGACGCCCGCGCCGTGACGGTCGCGGTGTCCACCGCCGGGGTGTTCCGGACCACCGACGGCGGCGCGAGCTGGACCCCGGCCAACAAGGGGGTCTCGGCCGTCTTCCTGCCCGACCCGGACCCGGAGTTCGGCCAGTGCGTGCACAAGGTCAGCCGGGACGCGGCCGACCCGGACCGCCTCTACCTCCAGAACCACTGGGGTGTCTTCCGCAGCGACGACGCCGGGGGCAACTGGACGGACATCGGCGCGGGCCTGCCCTCGGACTTCGGCTTCGCCGTGGCCGCCCACCCGCACCGCGCGGACACGGCGTACGTCTTCCCGATCAACGCCGACGCCGACCGGGTGCCCGCCGAGCACCGCTGCCGGGTCTTCCGGACGACCGACGCGGGCGCCCACTGGGAGCCCCTGTCGGCGGGCCTGCCCGAGAGCGCCCACTACGGCACGGTGCTGCGCGACGCGCTCTGCACGGACGACGCGGACCCGGCCGGGGTCTACTTCGGCAACCGCAACGGCGAGTTGTACGCGAGCGCGGACGACGGAGACAGCTGGGAGCAGCTGGCCTCGCATCTTCCGGACGTGCTGTGCGTACGGGCGGCGGCGGTCGAGGTGTGAGCTGCTAGGGAAGCCGCCAGTCGACGGGCTGGGCGCCCTGCGCGGCGAGGAGTTCGTTGACCCGGCTGAACGGCCTGGACCCGAAGAAGCCGCGGTCGGCGGACATCGGGGAAGGGTGCGCGGACTCGATGGCCGGCAGGTCGCCGAGCAGCGGGCGCAGATTGCGGGCGTCGCGTCCCCAGAGCACGGACACCAGCGGCTTGCCCCGGGCGACCAGGGCGCGGATGGCCTGTTCGGTGACTTCCTCCCAGCCCTTGCCCCGGTGGGCGCCGGGCGAGCGGGGCGCGGTCGTCAGCGCCCTGTTCAGCAGCAGCACGCCCTGGCGGGTCCACGGGGTCAGGTCGCCGTTCGACGGGCGGGGCAGCCCGAGGTCGTCGTGGAGCTCGCGGTAGATGTTCTCCAGGCTGCCAGGGAGCCTGCGGACGTCCGGGGAGACCGCGAAGCTCAGCCCGATCGCCATCCCCGGTGTGGGATAGGGGTCCTGACCGACGATCAGGACGCGTACGTCGTCGAAGGGCTGCTGGAACGCGCGCAGCACGTTCGCCCCGGAGGGGAGGTAGGTGCGGCCGGCCGCGACCTCCGCACGCAGGAAATCGCCCATCTCGGCGATGCGGCCCGCCACGGGGGCCAGGGCGTCGGCCCAGCCGGGCTCGACTACTTCGTTCAACGGTCGCGCTGTCACGAAAGATCACCCTACCGGCGCAACGCGGTCCCCCGGGGATAGGGTGCTGCCCGTCCCTCACCCCTTCGTCCCCCGGGAGCCGGTCCATGACGTCACACGGACAACCGGGCACGTATGTCCTCGGGGTGGATTCGGGCGGTTCAGGACTCCGGGTGGCGCTGGGCACGGCGGAAGCGGACGCCCCGTCGGAGACCGCCGAGTGCGGCGGGCCGGTACGCACCGGCCCACGCGGCATCGACGCCGCCCATCTCCTGGAACAGGTGCTGCCCGCCGTACGCGGCCTGCTCGACGGGCTCGGCGACGGCGCCCGGATCACCGCCGCCGCGATCGGTGCCGCGGGCATGGCCACGCTGGGCGACGAGTTGCGCGCCGAGTTGCCGGGCGCCCTGGCCGACGCACTGGGCGTGCGCCGGATCGCGCTGGCGGCGGACGCGGTGACCGCGTACGCCGGGGCGGTCGGACAGCGGCCCGGAGCGGTGGTGGCCGCCGGTACCGGGCTGATCGCGCTGGGCACGGACCTGACGGCGTGGCGGCGGGCCGACGGCTGGGGGCATCTGCTGGGCGACAGCGGGGGCGGGGCCTGGATCGGGCGGGCCGGACTGGACGCGGCGATGCGCGCCCACGACGGGCGGCGCGGTGGTTCGCCGGAGCTGCTGACCAGGCTGGAGGCGGTGTTCGGGCCGGCGCAGGAGCTGCCCGGTCTGCTCTATCCGCGCGCGGACCGGCCGGCCCTGCTGGCCTCGTTCGCACCGGAGGTGGCCGCGTGCGCGGACCGCGACCCGGTGGCCGAGGGCATCCTGCGGGCCGCCGCCGCGCACATCGCGGAGGCCGCGGCGGCGGTGTGCCCGGAGGCGAAGGCGGACGAGGAGGCGTACGAAGTCGCGCTCACGGGCGGGCTGTTCCGGATGGGCGAGCCGTTGCTCGTGCCCCTGCGCGAGGAATTGGCGCGGCTGCTGCCACGGGCACGGGCGGTCCCCGGTTCGGGTGATCCCCTGATCGGCGCGCTGCGCATCGCCCGGGCCCTGGCCACCGGGGGTCTGCGGCTGCCGCACCACCCGACGCTGCTCTGCGTTCCGGCGCCCGCGCCGCAGGCGTAGGGTGACGGGCACCCGCACGCTGACGACACTTCAGGGCAGTTGCCCAGTAAGCCACTGATCGGATAAAAGCGGACAGAGGCCGCTCGACCGGACCCTCCCCGCGCAAGGGGCCGTCCGAAACCAGTAGCATGCGGCGCCATGAGCACCCCCACTGGGCCCGCTTCCGGCCTGCCTGTACGAATGCCGCGACCTCGCCAGTCCGGACGGCACCGCCGCCCGGAGCCCGTGGTCGCACCCGAGGGCGCTGCCGCGCTCGTTCTCGCCGTTCCCGGTACCCCCTCTTCGGAAAGCCGCGGTCTGGCCGAGGAAGTCATCAGCATCGCCCGTTCCGAGCTGCCCGGCCTGAACGCCCTGATCGGTTACGTCGACGGCGACGACGCGGAGTACCCGGCGCTGGCCTCCGTGATCGCGCATTCCGCCGCCGAGCGCACCGCGCGCTACGAGCAGGCGCTGGCCGTGGGCCGTGAGGTCGCCGAGCCCGAGGGCCCGGCCGCCGTGGTGGTCCCGCTGCTCGCGGGTCCGGACAGCGCGCTGGTCCAGCGGATACGTCAGGCGATCACCGACAGCGACGCCCCGGCGGAGCTGACCGATGTGCTCGGTCCGCACCCGCTGCTGGCCGAGGCGCTGCACGTCCGGCTGTCGGAGGCCGGGCTCGCCCGCGCGGACCGGGCGAGGCTCTTCACGGTGGCGACGGCCGCCGACGGGATCGTGCTCGCCACGGTGGGCGGCGAGGAGGCCGTGCAGGCCGCCGGGATCACCGGCATGCTGCTGGCGGCCCGGCTCGCGGTGCCGGTGATGGCCGCCGCGCTCGACGTGGAGGGTTCGGTCGCCTCGATCGCGGAGCAGCTGAAGGGCTCCGGCTCGCTGCAGCTGGCCGTGGCGCCGTATCTGGTGGGTCCGGAGCTGGCGGACGGTCTGCTGGACGCCGCGGCGAAGGAGGCCGGCTGCGCGACCGCCGAGCCGCTGGGCGCGTACCCGGCGATCGGCAAGCTGGTGCTGTCGATGTACACCTCGGCCCTCGGGATCGCTCCCCCGGTGGCCCAGGGGGCGCAGGCCCGCTGACCTTTTCGGCATGAGTGAGGCCCCGTACCGGACGGCAGTCCCGTACGGGGCCTCACGCGTGCCCCGGAGGGATCAGCCGAAGATCACGCAGGAGGCCGCGGGCGCCTCCAGGGAGCCGTCGTGGCGCGGGACACCGGTCTCCGGGTCTACCGTGAACCAGGCGACGTTCCCGCTGCGCTCGTTGGCCGTGTAGAGCCGGCGCCCGGCCGGGTCGAGCGCGAGGTCGCGGGGCCAGTGGCCGCCACAGCCCACGGTCGTGACCAGGGACGGCTGCTCGCCGGCCGCGTCGAGCGCGAGCACGGAGATGCTGTCGTGGCCCCGGTTGGCCGCCCACAGGAACCGGCCGTCGTGCGCGACGACGACCTCGGAGGCGTAGCTCGCGCCGGTCACGTCCTCGGGGAGCACCGGCGTCTCGCCGACCGGCTCCAGGACGCCCGCGGTGGCGTCCCAGCGGCACACGGTGACGGTGGGCTCCAGCTCGTTCAGCACGTAGGCGTGCCGGCCCGAGGGGTGGAAGGCCAGGTGGCGGGGGCCGGTGCCGGCGCGCAGCGCCGTCTCGCCGTGCGGGCGCAGTTCCCCGGTGGCCCGGTCGAGCGCGCAGATCCGCACCGAGTCGGTGCCGAGGTCGACGCTGAGCACCCACTCCCCGGAGGGGTCGGGCAGCACCTGGTGGGCGTGCGGGCCCTCCTGGCGGTCGGCGACCGGTCCGCCGCCCTCGTGCGCGAGGACCGCGGCGACGGGGCCGAGCGTCCCGTCCCCGGCGACGGGCAGCACGCTGACGCTGCCCGAGCCGTAGTTCGCGGTGACCAGGTGGTCCCCCGCGAGGGCGAGGTGGGTGGGGCCGTCCCCGTCCACCGCCCGGACCGCACCGAGCGGGCGGGGTTCGTCCGCGGTGACGTCGAGGGCCGCCGCGGCTCCCGGCTCGGTCTCGCTGACCGCGTAGAGGACCGTGCCGCCGGGACCGAGTGCCAGGTAGGAGGGGTCGGGTACGGCGTCGGTGGCGCCCAGGACCGTGAGCGCTCCGGTCTCCGGGTCCACGGCGGCGACGGTGACGCCGTGCCCGCCCGCCGAGGTGAACGACCCGATGAATGCCCGTCCCGCACCGTTGCTGCTGTCCACCGCTGCTCCTCTCCGCCGGCTGTGCGCGGCGGACGTGCCGTCGTGATCTTTGCGGCGACGGTAGCAGTGCGGCTGCGTGGTCTGGACCAAGGGTGCCGGATCGGGCCGCGCCGAAGGGTGTCAGGCGGTGACCAGGGGTGCGCTCGGCGGGCTGTGCAGCGGTGCGGCGAGCTCCGCGAGCGCGCGTTCCAGGCTGTGCAGGTGGGCGAGGGCGGGTTCGGAGGCGGCCGGGTGCGCGGGCAGGGCGGCCGTGGCGGCCGTACGGGCGGGCCGCTCGGGTGCCGTGAGGGCTTCGACCGCGTTCTCGACGCGCCAGCAGGCGGCGGCGAGCCGGGCGTCGTGGGACGCCTCCGGGTCGGCGGCCACCGAGGCGAGGCCGCGCACCTCGCGCGCGCACTCGTCGAGCAGGGCGAGGACGTGCCCGGCCCTGGCCCGGCGGGCGCGGAGCGGGCTCAGCGGGTGGACCAGCGGGGCGAGCGAGAGCCGGACGCGTCCGAGAAGGGCCTCCAGCTCGGCGACGCGCGGGGCCGGGTCGGCGGTGGCGGAGCCGGAGAGCCGGGCGGCGGCCTCCTCGGTGCAGGCGTGCACGCAGCGCAGGGCGCGCTGGATCCAGGCATCGGTCGTGGCGTGCGTGGTGACGGGCAGGACGAGCAGCACCGCGAGCATCGCACCGAGCGCGCCGACGGCCGTCTCGCCGAGCCGCAGGGCGAGCAGGGCGGGGTCGAGGACGCCGAGGGACCCGTAGAGCGCGCCGGCCATGACCGTCACGGAGAGCATCATCCAGGTGTAGGAGACCGCGGCCGTGTAGAAGATGCCGAAGATCCCGGCGGCGACGATCAGAGCGGTGGGCACGGGCGCGCCGTGCACCGGGATGACGACGGCGAGGCCGATCGGGATGCCGATGAGGGTGCCCAGGATCCGGCGGAAGCCGCGTACCAGGGTCTCGCCGCGCGAGGCGGTGTTCACGAAGACCCACCAGGTGGCGCCGACGGCCCAGTACCAGCGCTGGTCCGACATCAGCTGTCCGGCCAGCAGCGCGACGGCTCCGCCCGCGACCGCCTGGACGGCCTGGCGGGTGGTGACCCGGGCCAGACCGGTTCCGGCGGCCGGGGCGGGCACGGCGGGGGCGGGCAGCCGGCGCTCGTAGCACCAGAGGCCGAAGCGGACGGCCGCCGCGCAGAGCAGGGACAGGGCGACGGCGGAGTAGAGCTCGGGGAGCTGGCGGGGCAGGGTGTGGAGGAACTGCGTGCTGAAGAAGGCCATGAACGCGAAGACGCCGAGGGAGTGTCCACGCGGCCCCCACCGCCTCGCGTAGACCCCCGCACCCATGACCGCGAGGAACGCGGCGTCGCGGGCGACGGGGTGGTCGTGGAGGACCGCGGCGAGGGCGAGCACCGGGAAGCCGACGGCGGGCAACAGCGCGGTGGTGACCGCCTGGCCGCGGACGGTGGGGTCGGTCACGGTGAACAGGGCGAGCAGCGCGGCGAGGCCGCCGGTGATGGCCGCCACGAGCGAGTGGCCGACGAGCCCGCACACCACCACGGCGAGCCCGATGCCGAGCACCGCCCGGCACGCGAACCGCAGCCGGATCCGGCCCGGATCCGGTGCGACGAACGCCCTCTTCAGCAAGTTGCCCCGCCCCTTCTTCGTATCTGGACCATGCCCGGACATGAGAAAGGCGCCGCATGGGTCCCCGAGGGACCCGCAGCGCCATTGATTGACCCATCTCAGCATCCGACGGGCTAATGGTTCAAATCGAGCCTGATTAATTGAGCCAATGGCCCAGAATTCCGCCACTCATCTCGGCCACGGCAGAGCCAACGGACCAGCTTCGCGGGCCACCGGCGTGAACGGCCGCCACCGCACCCGCGTGGAGACCGGGCCCGGCCGTGCTCAGGTCCAGGGCGTGAAGGGCGGGCGGGCGGGAGCGGGGCCGAGCGTGGTGGTCCCCGGCTCGGCGCGGTGTCCGAGCCCGGTCCGGTACGCGTTCAGCGCCTCCTCCGTACGGCCCTCGCGGCGCATCAGATCGCCGAGGAGGCGGCAGATGTCGGCGAGGTCTCCGGCGGCTCCGGTCTGTTCGAGCAGGGAGAGCGCGGTCGCGTAGTGCAGCTCGGCGGACTCGGTGTCCCCGGCCTCCTCCGCGATCAGCCCGAGCAACCGGTGGGCCCCACCGGCGTGCAGCGCGCCGCGGTCGTGCTGGAGACCGGCCAGCAGGGTCCCCAGCAGCTCCGCGGCCTGGGCCGACTTCCCGCTCCTGCGCAGGACGTCGGCGAGCTCGACCTCCACCTGGGAGACGTACAGGGCCGCGCGCTTGGAGACCAGCATCGAGCGAGCGGTCCGCAGCGCCGCCTCCGCCTGGACGAGGTCGCCGTCCTGGGCGCAGACGTAACCCCGCATCCAGTGGCAGTGCGCGAGTTCGGTACGGATCTGCAGCTGCTCATAGAGCTCGGTGGCGCGCGCCAGCGAGGTCCGGGCGGCCTCGGCCCTGCCTTCGGCGATCAGGGTGCGGGCCACGGTGCGGTGCATGCCGGCCACGAGAGCGGGGTCGGAGACCTGGGGCACCAGGGCGAGCGCGAGTTCGGCGGCCTGCGCGGCGCGGGCGTGGGCACCCATGTCCATGTACGGAGCGATCGAGGCCGTGTACAGCTGGAGCAGCGCCCCGGGATCGTGCAGCCCCGACGTGTTCAGCTCGTCGATCGCGCTTTCCAGCAGGTAGCAGCAGTAACGGAGTTCGCCCGCGAGATAGTGCGCGATCGATCTGCCCCGGACGGCCCGCGCACGGGCGGGGAGGGGTTCGCGGGCCAGCGCGACTTCCGCCGCCTCGAAGCGGCCGACGGCCTCGGCGAGTTCGCCCGTCTCCAGCGCGCACTCCCCCAGGCCGGTGAGGGCGGCTCCCCGTTCCTGGGCGAGCTGGTACTCGTCGGCCCTGCGCAGGATCCGCTCGTAGGCGGCGCGCGCGTCCGCCGCGTCCCCCACGGCCAGCACCCGCTGCGCGTCGGTCAGCCCGACCCGCAGCTCCGCGACGAGATGGGTGGGCCGGCCCGTGGCCAGTTCGTCCTCGGCGACCCCGAGCCGCTCGGCGATGTGCCGCAGGGCGGCCCCGGAGGGCCGCACCTTGCCGGCCTCCAGGGTCGAGACGTACGCGGCGGTGTACTCGGGCTCGGCGAGCTGCCGCTGGGTCAGCCCGCGCTCCTTGCGCAGACTCCTCACGCGCCGGCCGATCGCCGCGGGATCCCCCGGCCCCTCCGGCCGCCCGGCCCCGGAGCGGATCGTTCCCTCACCGTTGACCGGCACCCC is a genomic window of Streptomyces sp. NBC_00708 containing:
- a CDS encoding exo-alpha-sialidase, whose translation is MTGVLLTVGTRKGLFIGRRRGSTWEFEGPHFNAQAIYSVAIDTRGDRPRLLVGGDSAHWGPSVFHSDDLGASWVEPKTPAVKFPEFTGTSLERVWQLQPAGPEAPDVVYAGTEPAALFRSADGGESFELVRPLWEHPTRSRWVPGGGGEGLHTILTDERDARAVTVAVSTAGVFRTTDGGASWTPANKGVSAVFLPDPDPEFGQCVHKVSRDAADPDRLYLQNHWGVFRSDDAGGNWTDIGAGLPSDFGFAVAAHPHRADTAYVFPINADADRVPAEHRCRVFRTTDAGAHWEPLSAGLPESAHYGTVLRDALCTDDADPAGVYFGNRNGELYASADDGDSWEQLASHLPDVLCVRAAAVEV
- a CDS encoding ATPase, with product MTSHGQPGTYVLGVDSGGSGLRVALGTAEADAPSETAECGGPVRTGPRGIDAAHLLEQVLPAVRGLLDGLGDGARITAAAIGAAGMATLGDELRAELPGALADALGVRRIALAADAVTAYAGAVGQRPGAVVAAGTGLIALGTDLTAWRRADGWGHLLGDSGGGAWIGRAGLDAAMRAHDGRRGGSPELLTRLEAVFGPAQELPGLLYPRADRPALLASFAPEVAACADRDPVAEGILRAAAAHIAEAAAAVCPEAKADEEAYEVALTGGLFRMGEPLLVPLREELARLLPRARAVPGSGDPLIGALRIARALATGGLRLPHHPTLLCVPAPAPQA
- a CDS encoding uracil-DNA glycosylase, whose protein sequence is MTARPLNEVVEPGWADALAPVAGRIAEMGDFLRAEVAAGRTYLPSGANVLRAFQQPFDDVRVLIVGQDPYPTPGMAIGLSFAVSPDVRRLPGSLENIYRELHDDLGLPRPSNGDLTPWTRQGVLLLNRALTTAPRSPGAHRGKGWEEVTEQAIRALVARGKPLVSVLWGRDARNLRPLLGDLPAIESAHPSPMSADRGFFGSRPFSRVNELLAAQGAQPVDWRLP
- a CDS encoding LacI family DNA-binding transcriptional regulator — its product is MSPANVQSHQENAPAGASSDGAATLAEIARAAGVSAPTVSKVLNGRADVAPGTRTKVEELLLQHGYRRRRGSTTQSQLIDLVFHELDSAWAMEVVRGVENVAREEGLSLVLSESAGRLSPGQTWVDGVLARRPVGVILVLSDLTAAQRAQLTSRSIPYAVVDPAGDPGDDIPSVGTTNWQGGLAATRHLTGLGHRRIGVVSGPSRMMCSRARVDGYRAALETAGVPIDRSLIREAEFSHEAGYAAGMELLRSAERPTAVFAGNDLQALGVYEAARELGLRIPEDLSVVGFDDLPLTRWIGPPLTTVRQPLIEMAETAARLVLDLGRGRQPATTRVDLATNLVVRSSTAPPCR
- a CDS encoding carbohydrate ABC transporter permease produces the protein MSTDTRPAARPAQPLTRIRPATPRRRRRWGNPLAGLGSVVWLLLVIVPLYTLVSSSLMHQDEALNGDPLAVPTDPTLDNYRTVLDSGFSTMLSNTAIVAVATTAIVLVLSVPVAYVAVRTRSRLSGLAFRTFLLGVAIPAQAVIVPLYLLITKMGLYDSLPAIILPTAAFAMPVAVLILSGTMRDVSEEMYEAMALDGASSLRMLWQLAIPMSKAGISTVAIYTALQAWNGFLFPLILTQSEENRVLTLGLFNFMSQFGVNIPAVLAAIVLSVVPIFAVYLVARKALVNGLMGVGGK
- a CDS encoding sugar ABC transporter permease; protein product: MSHVSSSPKVRGGRKAAAGNVGRPPVAWALPGILFFALFAIVPLAIAVYLSFCHWDGLNSPTSAGTANWTRLFKDPEFRQAAWLSLLLTTISWVFQTPVALLLGVWAAGRQRSRAVLSAIFFVPLLLSTTAIAMLFHALLDPNFGVIKEIGPWFGIDPNIMGSSTGALLTVAFVGGWQFMPFHTLIYQGGTRQIPQVLYQAAEIDGAGMFRQFFHITLPQLRNTITTSSVLMIVGSLTYFDTVLIMTKGGPGTDTTILPYLMYRTGFQTYDLGYAAAIATALVVVATAISLILVRFSGFGNMRSTREGM
- a CDS encoding extracellular solute-binding protein — its product is MVMAGVLAGCGSDGGSGGGGATLTAYVYGDDAVKVQQAAVKEFNKTSDVKVKLVSVPGTDYVNKLRSAMGSPSAPDIFFNWGGGSIKPYVDANQLVDLTSTFKSDATLKDGFLPSIVTAGSLDGKVYGVPMRGMQPVMLFFNKTLFAENDVTVPKTWEELQQAIKTFKGKGITPFALGGSDKWPELMWLEYLLDRIGGPDVFRKIQSGDSSAWGDPAVLKTAQTVKQLVDDGAFGKNFNSVDYGNGGAPTLLNKGKAAMHLMGSWEYSTQLGKAPEFAEKDLGWTNFPTVAGGVGDPADVVGNPTNYWSVNARTKHKDAAIAFLKTMASKSYAQALVDNGDVPTTSNAASMLSGSPNPKFATDQYEMVQKAPDFTLSWDQALESEIATPLLTEISKLFAGKSTPEQFVAAMKAVK